TGTTAATAGATCTGATGAacaggttttccatgagtacctggaccagtacgtagtggtgttcatcaatgacattctggtatactcgaggagtccggaagagcatggaaatcatttgaggttggtgctacagattttGTGAGAGAGGAAGCtatatgccaagctgaagaagtgtgaattctagttaaatCAGGTTGTGTTCTTAGGCTATGTGGTgcctaagggcggtatctcaattgatcttagcaagattgaagttgtggttgactggacgagactgaagagtgtgcaggaggttcgaagttttctgggactggagggttattatcgtcggttcatggaAGGGTTCTCTAAAATGTCTAGGCCTCTGACATGTTTGACCATAAAgggggtaaagtttgaatggactagtgattatgagcagtgctttcttgagttgaagcaccggctggttactgctccagttttgaccattccttcgagggatgatgattttgtgatttatagagACGCGTCTcaaaagggtttgggatgtgtgcttatgcaacaaggtaatgtaatttcttatgcttctcagtaacttaaggaatatgagaagaattaccctacgcataatctggaattggccgctgtagtttatgcactgaaaatctggcgacactacctatacggtgtttagtgtgagattttcactgaccacaagagCCTTAgggactttttcatgcagaataagttgaatatgaggcaaaggcggtgactggagttgatcaaggactacaattgcacgattagttatcacccagggaaagctaatgtggtagctgacgcgttgagtcagaagtcaggcCATGCGGCAATGTCTGCAgttatagctcagcatcatatcagacgggatctgaaaagccttggcgtagagttggtggttggtgatcatcaggctttagttgctagcttggtgatccaatcgactttgtttgagtgtattaaaTCTGCGCAGGCTAGGGATGCGGAGTTGGTTGAGATTGTGAAGAAAGTATGGCATGACTTGGttgtagattttaacatctctaagagaggtgtgttgaggtttgggaccaggctgggTATTCCAAACGAcaacgagatcagaaggacgattctggaggaggcgcattgttctttgtatatggtacatccgggtagcatgaaaatgtattgggatttgcgcgagtccttctggtggagtggtatgaagagggatattacCCGGTTCATAGAGCAgtatctgacgtgtcagcaggtgaaagctaagtATCAGAGGCCGGttgggccgttgcagcctttgcctattctggtgtggaaatgggagcacatttccatggattttgttactggattagcgccagcgcttcatgggcggaatgctatctgggtaatcatggacaggttgacaaaatttgctcactttttaccgatgaaggttagctaccctttgagtaggttagcgGATTTGTACGTACATGATATAATAAGAATACACAGGGTACCAgtgtctattgtttcagatcgagactcgaggtttacttctcgattctggaagagcttgcaggaagcaatggggacgaagcttactttcagtacagcattctaccccagactgatggatagtcgaaGAGGACAATACATaccttggaggatatgttacgggcttgcgtaTTAGACTttagtggtagttggattcagtttctaccactagtggagtttgcctataacaatagcttccaaactaatatcgagatggcaccgttcgacgctttgtatggtcggaggtgtcgatctcctttatattgggataaggttggtgaaggtcaggtgttaggacttgaacttgtacagcaggcatctgagaaggtgggtttaatccggtataggattaaatcagctcagagtcggctaGAGAGTTACGCAAATGTTGGTCGCCGTGAATTAGAGTTCatggtggggggtaaggtatttctgagaatcgTTCCGATGAAaagagtgatgagattcaggaagaagggcaagctgagcccgaggtttatcgggccatttgagattctagaacgagtgggtccggtgACCTACCGGATTACGCTACCCCCTGTGCTCTCGAGGAtctatgatgtatttcatgtatccatgttgaggaggtacgtgtcgtatccatcgcatgttattagttatgagtccttggaacttggggatgctttggtgtaTGAGAAAGTACCAATTCAGATTCTACACcgaaaagttcagaagttgcgtactaaggagataccgttagtgaaggttgTGACAGAATCACGCGGTTGAAGAAGCATCTTGGGAattagaaatggaaatacgccgaaagtatccgcagttgttttgagtagtagtaagatagcagggttggtatgggtatgtattgtatgtagtactctgttatcgtattagtattgtgtggttagtctctgggagagttctATTGTATTATGAGCTTCCGAGGTTGTGTATATaggtaaccacggtattcctctgccataagtgagggaatgtatgtatgtattgtgacggggctgcgtataaatagcCGTCAGATCATctttagagtgtgtatgtattcaGTAGTGTAAATGAGTTTGTAATGAGAGaatgcaaattttgaggatgaaatttttgtaaggaggggaggttgtgagaacctgaaccgtgatatatggtttaattatataaaagaagggtaaattggtgaattgagcagagttcgtcgacgaaacccgagtttgtcgacgaagtctatgtgCTGCTCCTCGACAAAATTAagaggctcgtcaatgaggagaagccgagagatttcgggaaaccagGGATcttaggcttgtcgacgaggtcaccgtctcgttgacgaggtgtctttagtgactcgttgacgaggacaccaattcgtcaaCAAGGGCGgctgagtcaagggctataaatatcagtttccttttcttaatcattaagaaaactcaaaatatcctctccctctctctttagaacttgaagatcgctctctctctagatttcttcgctgttcATCGCCTGATTTGTAAATCTGATGTTACTGCATAGGTCAAGGCAAGATTCTCTTCGCGAATAGCGGATCGAAATCGAGGTTTCGGGTTTTGatcaaaaatcgaggtaaggctcaatttccACTTCTATTTCAAGATATGCgtagtagtatgaattgtaaggaagtattgttctgcaTTGTTTAGATTTTAGTGTCTTGGTTCGTAATTttgggagccgtagagttcgtagtttgaTTTgtggttaaggtaaggggattcagtttatttttgaaatcaggatctaTAAacttgtaggttacgatcgtatgtatgatttgactacttaATTAGGAAAATCTATGACGTAAAAAttcgggattttcgggttacagttttcgagaatAATATGGATGTCTGGGTATCACCTTTACTTTCTTTGGAAAATTGTATCTTGTGATTTAAACTAAATTATTGAGGTGacctgtaacaccccaaccctgaggggtctgggatattaactttttactactgatttacaacagaagcaaataaactcaatttttattaaaccagagcactaattatccatattacaatcatttattttaaaagaagaaaaattacacaagcataaatatctgacatcatactaatattactaaacaaatctttatttttctatccccacccgcatgcttgctaagcctgatttccaacatgctcttcagagtcatctgaaataaaaatatgattagagtgagacgacgctcagtaagtaaataagattattattagtgtgtggctaaaatgagtttaaattttttttcgtaaaacaatatttaatactataacttcaaaactacttttagaataaatataaatttaaaatttactacataaaacttttaccatcaattacaacagtaaaattttataatcatatactataactgttaaattaaatttttaactttaaaactgtaaaaatatttaatgataaacatacatatacttttccttatacgttttctttagatcgtcatttaagtaccagaatgatcattttcatgtaaacttacacttttctttcaaatcatcagtaactttgtacacgtaattaaatatgtattaacatatattgtaaaaaaaatcacccttaggcctgtttgctgtaagtcatgtttatccccatgactgggttgtgcggtccgaaaactggacttagctggctggccgactaaactaaatcaacgtacgtaaactttaagtgaaattttccttattaagtcctggtccggaatcaggtgtgcactcatgagaaatccactaacataaataaccactttgtaaacagtgtgggtgcactctgatccgtataaactttaagctgcggtaccaagcatctgtaactttgaactttcgttgccataaggggttttaaaatcatcttattataatttatgtaatttaaaataatatcgtgaaaatctcatctttactcatattttcataaaaaaaaaatgtaacgtaaaaataaactcatgccacacaatttttgtgttaaaaatatatataattttatttttgaatagaaagaaatgctgaaaatttacccgaggggattagaacattttttaacccaaaaatagatgcaagtatattaaagatataactgatataattaaatatgcgtaaaaataaactcatgaaaattttgtggaactaattaacataattgaaatttacttataaaataaattcgagtataaattttaaatgaaaaaaaactaacataatcaaaatttacttaccttcttccttacgaacactgtaactatctctaagaaatgagatcgaaaagagtggtgattgagaacttattcaaaaattctctctccaccacaaattctttcactcactaatccttctctttcttggaaaattattgtgaaaaatgaaggttgagagctccctatttataggaaaattttgaggaagaaatgaaatttataaaagtgtggggagattggtgaaattataatttttaaaaaattaaagaattggcaaggtatgagttgagtatgggatggggatggaggccatgtgggagtgcttgccaccattcccattaaataaatttttaattaatcacttatctaattaattagtcaattagataattaattatttagtatttattatttttcttaatcattattatcattattatgtagCAGTGTTTTGTACTTGTTAAACTAGTTGTTTAGttattactttatttttgaataagaattaaatttgaattttgaaaacttatgtgagccccacatggtcttgtgggccccacacaacttcgagaccctaatggatcctacgtaactcgaataattcttatacgattttatgcatcctacatagctttaagactcgtgtaaacctccacatgacttcgggactcatgtgggccccgcataggatacctatattattattattttatcatatatttctacaaattatattagtcaaaacattattttatgtacttatttacgtatataaacagtgtcttgtggctccgagactcgtgtggaccccacatagtcttgtgggcctcacatatgatacctatattattatcatcttattatgtatttttacaaattatgtctgtcaaaacaccattttatgtatatatacttatttacgtgtacaaacagtgtctatcctgtttatcctatgaaattctattttgaccaggctgacctccagggagcgactgagccgcaatggtctctgagcactcacttagataaggtctttcttaggcatcaaacatggaatcaatgatcctacataaaaacacttctgtattaatattaactcaatgaccatttttattattttattattattgtgctctaatcatgtatatatttttgggtcatcacatgaccatatccatatttgtataaaattgtatacttgaattggaaaacgatatgatttacaatataccaaataagtgtggaatgtatggttgtatgtaattgtttcaggtattttgtaaaacagttagtggcagctaattaccgtacactgatgagtataggaatgtgagttccaaaatgatttcaggttttgtgaaatcaactAGTGtgggctaattaccatacgctgaaacaattatgtggcagctaattaccgtacgctgcgccatgtaccggttcattaccgtgggcgagagtgttcgactctatatttgagggtgtgATATATCACCAGTGTGTTTCGACTGGTCAttgatgggtgtgagctacaccgtatttgGCAACGTGCCGCTGTGAGGCTTTGATTATCACAGGGTATCggttgcttgagtgtgatgacactgaccgtatatttgggtatcgtatgtactggaatggatttttaaaaatactagaattgtatagaactgtatgaaattgtatggaaatgtttcaaactatatcgtattgtatggtgttatgttttacataaaataacactggtatgtcacacactgatataacctgctttctccctcactgagaagtgtctcaccctgaatgtatatataaatgttttcaggtccttcgggtaaccaaAACTGACAttctagcatccggaagcgggggtgtcgtttagctacggTTAGTGCCTGGATGGGTAAaagttttgtaactgggttggTCACAATGATGGTTTTGGAGACACTCCGGAGTATTTTTGTATTAAGGTGGGAACACTGTAGTTCTAGTAGTTATATAGACTCTGTATGGTATGTTTATGGAATAGATTGAaacatttttcatgtgtatttgaGAGTATGATGTGTACTTGTATTTTTATAGGTTTCTGTTCTACCCCATGGGGGTTTACGGGACCACATCTaccagtattgtatcatgtatgtttaattgatacagagacaagttaggttactattttcacacctaggacccttctgcgggttcggggcgtgacactcacaatctcttcttcctctcttttcttctctgtaTCTTCTGTGCATCAATCTACCACTCTCCCACAACTCATACTCTTTATGGCTAATAATCAAATTACAACAAGATTATGAAATACAATAACAACCAAACAAATGAGAGGTTTCAATCCATCCACAATTAAATGCGCGGATACATTCCAGCTTGCAAAACGGCATCCTTTTCTAAATTAAATGGTGGATACCCCGACTACAATCCCCATGCTTGACAACACGTCTGCCACTCCGACCGATCACTACCCAGACTAGCGTCTCTTGATTCTAGCACAACACTGGTAAAGGCAAGTTGGATTATTTGGTGATGTTCAGGGGGGTTCCGGAGTGGGTGAATTCCCCGCAGGGGGTATGTGAAGATGTGTGCATGTAATACCATAATATCAATGGGTGGGGCAACAATACTTTACGTCCCGCCTATTTTTGTGGGTCATTAGGGAGGGGTGGGCTCAAGGCTTTGCTTATAGATAAAAGTAGTTTTCTAGAAGATCTATGTCACCAGAGAGAGAGGTAGAAGAGTGGACTATAGAGGATACAAGAGAAGTGATAGTGAGTTGTCTCTTTTAACTCCCTTTTTTTGTCATTTAAAAAATAACGCAAAGGTAAAAAAAGAAAATGTGACAGAATTTTCCcctccaaataaaagaaaaattgagataaataatatataaaaaatttaaaacacccTTAAATAAACTCAGGCTCAGTTAACCTTTAATCGATCAGGAAAGTTAAAAAATAATGATGGATACACAATCATCAACCTGTTACTACCCGGATCAACCCTGAATAAGACTAGTTTCTAGATGTATTTTTTGTGTGGGTCATGTTCTTTGATGTATTGGATACCTAAAAAAACAAAAGACAATTTGATCTTTATAAAACTGACATAGATATTTTTATCTTATTCCTATGCGAAGTCATTAATTACAAACGATCACTGCTACAATTAATCATATCCTTTTCCTCTTTGAGTGTCAATTTGGATCGATAGCTATTTTGCTTTTACGTGCTTTTTTTGTGTCAAGGAGGCGGATCATCTGctttgtatgaaaaaaaaaaaaaaaaaaaaaaaaagaagaagaagaagaaaataataatgacgAATTTTTGTAATTTAGAAAATGGATACAAATagagaacattttttttttttatatttgtttggtTGGAGAAAAGTGATGACAATAGAAAAGAAAAGCAATTGTTTTTTCTATCCAACTTCTCTTATTTTGTTCAAAAATACTACAAAAAACTGGAGATACGAAGAAAAAAAGATTTAAGAGGAAACTGTAAGGGGGGGAAGGTGCTATGGGGGGTGGGGGTTTCCTTCTTAATATGAAGATAAATGGATATAAATTGTGGAAAAAACATTACCAGACTCTGGAAGAGGAGACTAAGACAAGTACTCGGGCGTCGGGGCTTTACGGAAAGGAATActactaattttatttatttatttgtgtatGTCCCGGGTGGCGTCTCACATGCCGTTCTCGAAGTGGAATCAAAAAAGTTGTTaagaaatttccttttctctatTTCCTCGTCAATTCAAGGTAGAAGGTTGTTTCAATGTTATGTGTTTGTGTGTTGCTCTGTGATATAATAATTGTATTGGGGATGTTAGAAACTATTCTATTGGAGGACTATATGAAATATAATGTGATAAAAGGAGATTCCTTACACCATGTGTGCAACATAGAGTCAATAAATGTCGTTAGTTACCAACAGAGGTAACATAGTAAAACATGCACCATATCTAGACGCGCAACTACGAGAGTTCTGCGGAGGGTTAAAAACACAATAAATTTGTAACGCGGGGGGGTGTTATCTGTAATTGATAGAGTTGTTAGAAGTCTTTGGGGGAGGGGTCTAGTCACTTCAAGTAGGGTGGTTTTAAGTAAGCAATCAGCAATACTACGGATTTTGCATCAACTATACGTAGTTGTTTATGGTCCAGCCCCAACCTAGTTCCTATTATTACCATATTATATACAAACCCCGGGGTGAGCTCTTCGTGGGGGGCAGCAGGGGGGAGGGTTTGATACGTTAAATTACCGAAAGACCGAAATTGTCGGTTCATGGTTTTGGTTGGGTTAAAACAATAAGGTCAATACAAACAAAGAAAcacatcaaaaaaaaaaaggcagttCGGGGGGTAAAAGATGGTTTGCACTCTGAATCTTCAGGTGTAAATCGGTATATATTATTCGGTTATGGAAAAAATTTAATTGGGTTACCGATTTACCTGAAGTTAGATTTAATATTGAGTAGAAAGGAAATATACGGTTGCAGAGGGTGCAGCCATGCACGCTAATCACCTGGTTATCCGCACAGACGGTGGTGGCGAGTGATCTCTCCCTCTCCGGGTCTGGGGCAAAGAAGAACACAGCAAGGCACCTCTCGCGACTTCGCTGCGCCAACTGTCTCAGAGGTCACTAAAATCGCGTCACCGGAGACACGCGGGGATCAGAGCCTTGGAGATTACCGTGAGAGTTGAAGAACCTTCGCGGTGTGACCGGGATCGCAGCCCTAGTCTTGCACCAGGAAGCGGGAACACCACCCCGTCTCCCCGCAGCTGAGCAGCGGGAAACAGGGTGATACCTGCAACGGCTGACCGTAGTCGCCAGATAAGAGTTAGTGTAAGCCCCGATAGCTACAGTCTAGATGCCAAGCGCCACGGTAGTCGAGATCTCAATCGTCACCCTAGGCAACAGCGCCAGTCAAGATACGGATTATTGAGAGCAACGAATTTTGGGAAGTGTACATATATTCTtgtatttaataattaatttaattatttgttGATTAGATTCGTTTAACCGATTACACGTCGAAAAGAATTCGGGTCGGGAGTTCTATTGGTAAGCTATCATCCTGTTCggaagggggagggggggggggggggggggggggtggggcgGAGCTGATGTGCAAAGCGACTGACGTACGCTGGGGGTGGAGTTTGGTAAACGGGAAGGTTTCGCGGTGTACGCCCCTATTTATTCATTCACCAAGTGGGGGTGTTTCGCGGATTGTGGTTGAATACCGAATTTGACGTCGAACCGAGCCAGGTTGTCACGACCCTACAAAACCCAACTACCCTATAAGTAAATCACAAATCATGGCATTGGCACTATCCATATATTTTAGAATTTGTTTACATACTATTAAATTTAACAATTTTCCATTACGTTtctgttaaatatttttttattgagttTTGTTATTTTAGATATTAAGGTtttgaaaatccaaaatttggtaataacatgttttaaTATAACTTAAAGAATGTCAGGGACGACACAACAGGGTAACGAGAACAATGGTTTAATTCAAAGATTTCTTATGCGATTTGTTTCCCGGTTGAACATGCTAAGACAGGACAGCAAGCTCGTTTGGCTGGCCAATCCAACACAGTGGTGTTTACATTATGTGTCACAAGTATTTTCAGAACCTCTATATAAAAGGATGCGGGAAACGCTCCAGGGGCCGGTTATTTATATGTTAAATTTGCACAGTGCAAATGAATTTTACATTCATTAATATGAGACATATAAAGAGGAAAAATTATACAGGGACCTCCCATTTCACACACGTGTTGCGTTGTGCCTGTTCAGTAAATTATACTATTTTCCGTTCCTTTTGTAAATCTAATTGATGTACTAATTGAATGTGATCAatttgttatatgtataacatttaaaatacaaACACACGTAAATAAGAAaattcttatataattttttctatAAAGAACGAAATCTATTTgcaatatgtatataattaataataaacaCACGGATTCATAGATAATGTGACTGAATTCCTTATATAATTTCTCCAATcaagacaaaaaaataaaataaaatgtagcGTATTATTTAGTggcaaaaaatttgaaaatcttagtTGTAGTTGATATTGTGAATCCAAGAAGATcataataacaattttttttttctgaggaCGACCGGCGCCCACGTTTCCAAACAAAGTCTGAAGGCTGAAATGGCAAAACCCACATCATGATGTCGTGAGTCATTTTCTTTCCTAATTAAGACCATAGTTATATAGGGTTAACCTAAATGCTACGTCACCGCCAGCATTAAATACCATTGGAAAACAATTCAAGCCATTTTGCCCAAAATGCCCCCATTGCTTTCTCTATAAAGCCACCGTCCATGCCCAAACCCCCCTCacctctctctccccctctctctctctctctctgtacagTTCGCTTCAATTCTCAAAAGCTCGAGCAGACgagatgagacacatctcaagtTTGTGCGTGAATTTATTTCCATCTCGACCGTCCATCTTCTCCAGATCAAATCTCGAGAGAGTTCGACGGCGCTAGATTCACGCACAAACTCCTGATGCGTCTTCTCTGTACCACCTCCTTGTTCCGGGAACGACATGATTGTTTTTTATTCATCTTCTTTGAATTGTCCTATTTAAAAATTTGGCGCCATCTTCATGTTTTAATTTTCGTCTTCGTTTTTCGCCCCCTCGATGTTTTCAAGTACAGGAGATTTGAGAAGAAGGTCTTGGGAAATTCTGGATCGGATCGGGTCAGATGGCGACATGATCGTCGTTCCCGATCGATGGTCACGTGAAGTTGGTCGCGGCGACCGAGGTGGAGCTCCTGAAGAGAGCGCGACGCCACGAGAAGGCGGCGACGGAGATTCTTCAGTTCCACTGCGATTTGGTTCAGGCGATCAGAGAGCTGATCCAGCAGATAGTATTGCGCTGATCGAAATCTATACTATCGAAACCGTCATAccggtattttttttttttaaatagtgaattttataaaattaaaacattgtttcaaatttgataaaaaaaaatgtgattagTTGCTTTCTGTTATGCGACGTTACGCTAACTGTTAAACACGTTTCGTAATCTAAAATTAATGAGCTTGAACAGAGAAATGAAATTTTGGAAGGTGATAAATGGCTAAGATAATTCTCAAGTTAAAATGAAAATAGAAGTAGGTGAAGGTAGCTCTTATTATAATGGTTTGGATTGACAAGTGATCATTAAGGCGATTAATTTGGGGTTAGTTAAAATAATGGATAATTTTTAATGAAATCAATCTAGACTTTATTATAACTAGTCTCAATGCCTTTGAAGCTATCCAAAACAGTTGAAATGATAAATCTTAATTTCATGGAAAACAAAATGAAGTTTTGAATTGAAATAATGaagtaggatttttcttttttctgctttcgtaatttttttccaaaaaagaagataaaaataataattattttaataatttttgcaacttatatatatatataacatattacacaactcattaataaaaaaaaaaattgtactatTTAAATTGTATCAATAGATCATTAATTTAGTATGAACTTGAGTCAATTGACTCTATTTTGATTGTGTTTTGTAAAAGTtaaatatttttgtcaaaaagTGATAAAGgcattatatgtgtgtgtgtgtatgtgggGGAAATCTTTCCACAAATTTTGATCATagggatatatgtatatatgaaggTGTTAGTATAAAAATGCAAAATGTTGTGGGTTTTGGgcgtttggatcaagaattttatttgagaaaagaaaaaaaatgaaaaataaggaaaaaatttatttttcattatattttctttttatatggaatattattaaatattaaattttgttttattatgattaaaaattaagaaaatttaaatattaataatttgtaAAATCAAACTTGTGttcataaatttgatatatatatatatatatatatattttcagtttTCTTAATAACATGAAAATGTGGATTTCTTGATATTCTCATTtcctttctctaaaattttcgaGTTCCAAAAATTTGTGGTTGTTGTCTAAACAATATTATTGTTGCCAGAAAAATAAATAGTTAATTTCAAGTGAAAAAATGTaacaaattaaaaagaaaaaagtgtTATAAAAGGAGGGACTTTTGGGGAGCTTTATCAAAAAGACAATCCAACCAAATTTCTTTTTCCATTTGGAGGGATCACTCTTGACAAATTTATTCAGAAAACTTGCAAGAGAAGAAAACTATCTAACAAAAGTCTCCTCAATCTCTATGCAGAAAGTATTATCCAAAACAACTTTTTGAGCCTTATCTTTGGCATGTGCcacataattatatttttttaactgTCTATTTGTTAGGAGACATGAAAGATGAAGTTTTACTCTTTTAAGTTCAATACAATAatgttttaataaataaaataatcttCAATGTTTTTTTGCCAGTCTCAAGTTTCATTAacttaaatttattaataacaaATTAATATATAGTAATAACTTTATATTTAAGTTGTATTTCAACTATTCAAGTCATTATAGTTTGAGAATCGAGAGAACTCGTATAACTTATGTCTTGCATTTTTTAAGTTGTTTTTCTCTTAATTGTATTTGTATTATAACTTGTATGTCTATAAAGAGTATGAAAGTCATTGCATAAAAGCAACTAAATTAAGAAAAAACATACAAAACTAAGATTATTTTTGTATTGCCTTGTCAGGGGCGATCAATCGACCCA
This genomic stretch from Malania oleifera isolate guangnan ecotype guangnan chromosome 3, ASM2987363v1, whole genome shotgun sequence harbors:
- the LOC131150555 gene encoding uncharacterized protein LOC131150555, with translation MFSSTGDLRRRSWEILDRIGSDGDMIVVPDRWSREVGRGDRGGAPEESATPREGGDGDSSVPLRFGSGDQRADPADSIALIEIYTIETVIPVSRPNSKTFQGIQVEERIELRGVSGRSIYHARRVSRHARVRWVFG